The following nucleotide sequence is from Thunnus albacares chromosome 15, fThuAlb1.1, whole genome shotgun sequence.
ATGCCTTTATTTGGTTATTAATGTGTCATTAGAGGGTTGaagaaaacaaagcacaaataatgaaTGCCTTTTAATGAGTGATTCCAGTTCCCcctgtgatgtcattttctaaTTGACTATGTCAATAAGtaatctgtcattttaagaTCCCAAACAAATTAGACATCAAAACTCgcttttttcctcctcatatCCTGTTAAATGTTTCACTGCCGGCTACTGCTGTTACAGTATGGCTAGTCCTCGATGCCTCTATTTGTTCCAAACAGACTGGAAGCAGCTTTCTTAGGAAAAGAAGTAAATCTagtaaatattttatgatgtaaAGCCAAAAGATGCCTGTTTCAAGACacttctcctctctgcttctgtTGTGTCTTGCTGTTCTTCTCATTTCCTTTTCaactgtgacctttgaccctacCATGACCCAAGTTTAATGTGACTTCCTGCTGGATGACAGCAACAGCCGACACTGCCAAGAttaatacacacactctcacacacatacgcatATTCTGCCTCCCTCATAATACACAAAcatcttcacacacaaacattctgCTTTACTCCAGAGcttctgttcacacacacacacacacacacacacacacacacacacacacacacacacacacacacacacacactcacacacaacatCATAAGTGCCTCCAGAGGAAGGATTCtgttagaaaaacaaatacaatgacACACAAAGGAcacttttgttttcacacagtCATATTGATTCTCAGTTCCTGATTCACCTGACAACCAACTTATTAATCTCCTAAAACCAACAAACACTAATAACTCATATCCAGCCAACCGTAACATCACATCACTTCACCAAGTACTCAAGTGCAAAAACAGGGTAGCTATTAAATAATCCTTTTAAAGGACAGTACTGCAAAACTTAACTGTATTCAGGCAGTAGTAGTTACAGAAAAAGTACTATTCTACTGAACTGCAACTGCTGACCTATAGTTAAGTGTTTCTTTCAGTGAGGTTGGTTTGATTTGCTTAGTCCAGTTATTTACATAATACCAGTACAGTTATAACAGCTGTGTCAGATATCACTCCCTCACTCCCTATATAACACTCAATAGTTTACTGTATACTGAGCAGTAAATTAAGATTTAGGACACTTATGGatcatcattattttgtttcatcatGTCACATGACTGTGATTTTTAAAGTCTATTGAATGTGCCACATCGCATTGTGGGGTGAAAGTAGTGTGCATGCCATGGATCCTTCCTATTTCACtttattgtgtcattttattcattgtcttTTGGGGCAATATATAGAGCATACATTTCACACTCAGAGTTCAGTCACTCAAAATAGTAAATAAAGGGCAGTCATTTTCATTCTCTGTCCACTCTAGTCTATTTTCCAGGAAATATGTATACTGTTTCCAGTTATCGACTGCATCACACACTCGTTAGAAGTTAAAGAAAGAGTTCCTGCTGTTGACGTTGCCACCATCAGAGAGGGAAGGCTGACATCAGactgaaaccacacacacaaccacaataACACACCCTGCACTGCTACTGCATGGCTCTGCACAGCCACCACACACACcattacaaaaacataagaGAAGTTGTCCTTTacaaaaaatattctttatCACATTTGTCACTGTCAAGATATATcatgaacattttttattttaacaagataCTTTGACCATGATGTCATATTTCCATAACAACTGAAGTTtgacattatattatatttctgtaaCACTTGCATTTTCCACCATTAATTTataattcattcatatttttgaaATTTGACCATAATAACAAAGTTTTGACTATATTGTTATATTAacacaatatttaaaattttgatcACAATTTCATACTTCCATAACATTTGCATAAATAAGGTTTTGACCATGTTATGATTATGGAACTAAATTTTGACCATAACGTTATGGTCatatgtttgttaaaaaaaaaaaaaaaggaagttctAACTTTGATACACCTTCATAACAAAGTTTTGACAATAATTTTGAGGATTTATGAGAACACAAGTTGTGAACATAATATTATTGTTCAATGATAAATGGAGTTACAGATTCTTTACAATAGAAAATCAATACCATAACAATATAGTGCCATTCCCATGCATGCAAATCGCAACATGTAAACATTGGAGATAATTTCCCTTGATATTTAACTTCTTATAGTACAGAGCAGGCAGAGCCTATGCATGCCAATGTTAAAGACCACAGACTCCCTTTTTAAAGCCTGTCACTTACATCCATATTAACTGATCAACGCCTGACACTAACATGGTCATTTAAAGTCACCCCGAGACATTTACTTGCGTACAAAATAGTAGtatgtagatttaaaaaaatatattggaCAATAAATAGTAAcacctttttaaaacaattataaGGTTTTAAACCCCAtttctagtctagtctagtccAATGATTAAGAAATTACTGtttaaagcaagactatgtaaGTATAGAAAGAAGAACTAACAATCTTCCTCTAACAAATGAAACGTTTTGTTGATAAGTAATAAAAGACACCCTTGTTCCATTCAGTACACTGGTCTGGAATGACTAGTAGCTTGGCTAatattagctaatgttagcaaacttgaGATAGCTTGGATATCACTGTGTGACTGACAGTTTATCAACTTTATGGCTCGTTTCTACTTGTGCCActgttacattacattttgGCAATCACCATTGTCCCTTATCTGTCACTTGGATTCAGAAAAAGTTACTTAGTCTCACTTTAAAGTTAAAGCTAAAAATCCTACAGTATGTTAAGTCTCAAGTCCCTGGAATTAACATAATGCTGAACAAAACACTGTGGAAGGTTGGGAGTAGATTTGTGTCTTAATCTGaattatggctgcaactaacaatcgttttcattatcgattaatgagtcgattattttcttgagtaatcgattagttgtttggtccttaaaatgtcttaaatgtcttcttttgtcccaaccaacagtttAATGGTTTAAGACTAAAATAAACCAgaagatattcacatttgagaagctggaacagagaatttggacatttttttaataaaaatgactgCGAATGATTaaccaaaatagttgcagattaattcaATAGTTGGCAACTGATTGACatactaatcattgcagctctaatctgaATTTTCATAGCATGGATAACCCCCTAATTTAGATAATGGGTTAATAACACTGAAGTAAATACTAGAGTAGGTTTGTATAACACTGGTGCTTGTACAGGTGCATTATGACATATGATAAACACATTGTAAGCCAGTTGAggacaaagaaacattttatcatCAGACAAGTCATCAAACATCAGCAAATGCATAAAATGTATAAAGACAGTAATTTTACAGCTGTGCCATAACTGTTCAACCATCTAATTTAGCATGTCGTGTTCAtgcactgaaaagaaaaaaaaaagagctatcATGCACTCAGGATGTGGTAAGCtgtaacacatacacacgaTTTCAAGTAAAGTGTTACCTGAATCTGTTCTCATACTGAATGCCCTGTACTGCCCTACAAAGTGTTGTAATTGCAGtatttttgggttgtttgtgaaaaaaaaactgtggatGGATTAGTTCAGAAGATAAACGGATTCATAATGAATATTAAAGTGTCCCAGTCTGCTGCCTGatcattataaataatataGTAAGTTTCAGCTTCTAATAAAACAATTTTAGGATGAATGAGTGCGAAATTTCTGCTTATTAGAAGAGAAGCAGTATACAGACACAGATACAGATGCAATGCTGCTGCAAACTCTGCTTTACAGTCTACTattacattaaattattaattaaaggAATACTGGCAAGTTTTCCTCCTACAAAGGTTCGGGTTCCCAAGGTGGATATTTCCTGCAATATTAATACTTGGTCAATAATAACCCCCCGATGGACAATGCCCTTTTCTCAATCTCAAATCTCCAATTTGTGCCCATGTCTGCAGACCGTTGAAATGTAAACAGGGCATTTACAGCGACAAAGTGAATGTCAGATTCATGTTAAGCTCTAACACTGAGTTGTATCCAGAGCTCAGTGAAATGACGTGGGAGAGTAAAGAAAATGCTTTTGCTCAAATGCCAATGAAATACAATGTAAACACAGCTGGGTGGGCAGCAGGCTCTCATCGTGGTCGCTGCCAGATTGAGCCTTGAAGGCAGGCTAGTTGTGATTGGTCTCTTGTGCGTTCAGTCTCCAGTCATGCTCAGGATGCTTTAGCTTAGTCTGGGAGTCAGGCTTGTCCTCTGTCTTAATCCTGCTGCCCTGAGGCCTCTGCTAGCACAGGTCCTGATTGATCCTTAAATCATTTTAACTGGTGCTCCTCAGTCTCTTCAATCGTCTCTGTCTTTAGGCTCATCTTTTCCATTCCAATCACAAAGCTGGGctttccatcactgtctgcACATTTATCGGAGTGTCTGTTATTTTGCACAGTTAAAGATATGATGGCTTTTTCATCAGTCTGTGTGGTTAAAATACTATTTTTGCTGGTGGCATCTGTTTTTAGAGTGTTGagtgtgctggtgtgtgtgagCAGTGTCACCGTCGGTTGGCCGTTGTTCTCGTCAGTGGCGACTTCATGGGAATCCGTAGCGGGGATGGCGGGTCTCACATTGCCACGGCGACAGCAACAACAAAGTATCCTGACAACGGGTCGGATTATGGCCCTGTGCAGGCCACGGCGAGCGCTTTCGCTGACGAAGCAGTAGAGAGCAGGGTCGGCCACGCAGTTCAGAGTGGTCAGCAACAACGACAGGTGGTAGTAGTTAAATATTCCTGGGAAATAAGAATACAGGACATGTGGTATAACAAAgcagttttcattattattgCCAGGATTACTTTGTAGACAAGAAACTGCACCTGCGATAAAGTCGCAGTTTCGCTCCATGATGGTGCGAACCAACAGGAAGATGTGGTATGGGGAGAAGCAGACGAGGAAGATGAGGATGGTACTGCTGACTAACTGCCTGATCCTCATCTTCTGATCCGGCTGGGTCCCTGCACTCCGACCCACAGCACGAAGGACGCACAGGTAGCTGATCTGCATAGAAAAAAGACAATTGGAAACCTCTGTTCCTCTTGATGTTGTCTTGatgacattatttatttaaataaaactcaaCCTCATGTAACTCTGTTTCCATTGAGTAATCTCCCCCCATCTCCTTCCCCTCTTAAACAACCCTCATATCTCCTCTAGTAACTCCAGATCTAACATTTGTtctgaatgaaaaatgtgttcagaATAGTAATGACTGGTcaattttaaatgcaattaaaatgcagtaaaatgtcATTGCATGAATAGTTTTTTGATCaactttgaaaaaatatatttcaaaagcaGTTTTCCTACCGATAGAATGGCCAGTGGGAACATGAAGCCAATAGTGAAGCGGTAGATGTTGATTGGATACTCCCACTCCTGCATGGGGTAGTGCTCAAAGCACACTGATTGGTTCTTGCCATCTTTGCTCAGTACTTTATGGCGGAAGAAAACCACACCGACAGCTATCTCCTTTAGCCAGATGATGCCACTTACGAGCCACGCTGCATTCATAGAGCGCAGAGAGGTGAACCTGCAGACAGggatgaaaaaagaaagttaacACTAGAACCAACAGTATACCGGAAACCGCCAACGTATTTACCTGTGCACCTGGCTACCATATTTCTAACGCTAAAAAATGTACTCTGTCTTTGTATTAAGGCATTGTCTTCACAAAGGAATGTCTCAAGTCCCGTTGTTTTATAATCTAAGTGTCTTTAAGAACACTGATCACTTTGCATGGCCGTCAGTATAAATCAgtctaaaatgacactgaaaatgggtattaaaaggaaatatttgcatattttggtGGTGTTATATTGATTGATGTTATATTGGTGATACtattataaaacaacattagTGTAGTAGTGATTTTCAACCCAAGTGAGAATATAGACAAGACAATCTGCATTCACTTGGAGGAACAGTGGTGATAAGTTTAGGGAGTTTGCCATGTGTGTGCATTCTCATAATAATGTATCAGAATTACCTTAAAGGATGGACTACAGCCAGGTAGCGATCCAGACTGATACAGCACAGGAAGCCAATGCTGATGTAGATGTTCTCATAGAGAAGGAAGCCACACAGCTGACACAACCATTCCCTATGACTCCAATTATCatcctgaaacaacaacacacatactgtacatgaaactGCACTATAGGTAAATGAAACAAGACAATATGTTGGTAAAAACATGGATAAAAGAAGATGAAACAAGACTGAATTGAAGAAAACTAACTATACAGCTGGAACGACAACACGCGATGATAGAACATTTCCAAAAGTTAGCAAATGAGCCTACAGTGTTGGACCGGTTTAGATCaccaaaaaacacttttttattcaCATATATATTATGGTTTATGGCTCAGTGAGCTGCATGAAAGTGCTGCGTCTTAGCTGAAATACACAGATGTGTATGACACAATGTGTGGAATATGTGTATGACACAATGAAGGGGTGGTTTTAGTTTACCTGAAAGATGTACTGGAGCCACAGCGGTAATGATGCCAGGTATAACAGATCAGACACAGTGAGGTTCATTAAGTATACTCCCAGCTCATTCTTTTGCTTCAGCTGCAGTGCAGCGTGGTACAGAGAGTACAGGTTGGAGGGAACACCAATCTAGAATCAAGAAGATCATTAATTGTGATTATTTCGATTCTCTGACTCCAGGAAATTTTCTTCAACACTTGCCTCCTTTTAATGACTTGATTACCAAagcacatattctgcacatggTGACTATGGCATGGTTAGGGTTGTGGAAATATCAAGTTTATGGTAAATAAAGTATGGTTAAGGTATAGTTAGGCAAAGTttggggaaagattgtggttatggtAAATGCAAAATCCAATGTTAATTGCAGGTCTTTGATGTATGGTGAACTCTGGTACTACAAGAACATACTACACAAACTATCCACCATCCTGACTTCATACCCTTACTTTCCATCTTGCTAAATAAAGGACACACACTTCCTTCACTTAAACTGAACACCAGCATTAGATGTAAATTGTGagacataaacagacacattaaaaCTTAGATTCATGGCTAGGGGTAATTTAGAATCTCCTGTTCACCTTTGTACTGTTGGCGGAAACGGGGCTGCAAGAggaaactcaaacacacacagtaagaaCCTCCCACAGAAAGGCCTCATAAGGTTGACTTTATGACCTCCTTTCTGTGAGGTAACACTGCTTACCACAGAGACATTTCTAATTCAAGACATGACAGTTTTCTGTGCCATGCCAACCTCAAATTGGAAACATACTTTTTCCTGTTAGCCATGCACTTTCATAAAGTATTCAAACACCTCAACAGTTTTATCAGGCattcaataaacacacacttaccaACAGTACGAGGATATACACACAGGAGAAGAGGTACTGGTGGATTTCATGGCCGATGGTGCAGTTAATGCCCTCTTCAGACATGATGAAAATCATTGCACCCCACTCTCACACACTACTTCACCTTAAAAATGCACACATTAATGTTCTTATGTGCATACATGGCATAACAGCACCCAACCACAAATAAATCTTCATGTTGGCTGGAGCACTCAGTAGTGGTTTAAACTTGTCTCATCTGGTTGAGACTTGTCTTCTCTGATTAGGCAGTCCACTTTCATTCAGCCACTCTGGAACACAGAAGAATTAAGagtattaaaactttttttggaAATCGAAAGTGTTCATAGTTGTTCAGAACGGCTACACTCAAAAGCAAAGTGAAATGTCAGCTGtcttggggggtggggggggggggggggtaccaGGGCTGCACAGttggtttcagaaagttacaaaaatggtCAGCCCCAGTCCCCCTCAAAGGTGCGGTGGAGGGGGTTTCTGAAGCTATTCTACCATCCGACAAACAGTTCTGATGGAGTATACTGGCTCCTCaaagcacagcagtgctttgagctaaatgctaatatcaacatgttaacatgctcacaataacaaGGTCCACATGCTAACAGGTATAATGTTAACcttgttcaccatcttagtttagtgtgttagcatactaacatgtGCACTGGTCATAATCCAAAGTATTGTATTAGTATTGTA
It contains:
- the LOC122998853 gene encoding ovarian cancer G-protein coupled receptor 1; the encoded protein is MIFIMSEEGINCTIGHEIHQYLFSCVYILVLLIGVPSNLYSLYHAALQLKQKNELGVYLMNLTVSDLLYLASLPLWLQYIFQDDNWSHREWLCQLCGFLLYENIYISIGFLCCISLDRYLAVVHPLRFTSLRSMNAAWLVSGIIWLKEIAVGVVFFRHKVLSKDGKNQSVCFEHYPMQEWEYPINIYRFTIGFMFPLAILSISYLCVLRAVGRSAGTQPDQKMRIRQLVSSTILIFLVCFSPYHIFLLVRTIMERNCDFIAGIFNYYHLSLLLTTLNCVADPALYCFVSESARRGLHRAIIRPVVRILCCCCRRGNVRPAIPATDSHEVATDENNGQPTVTLLTHTSTLNTLKTDATSKNSILTTQTDEKAIISLTVQNNRHSDKCADSDGKPSFVIGMEKMSLKTETIEETEEHQLK